The Rhodamnia argentea isolate NSW1041297 chromosome 7, ASM2092103v1, whole genome shotgun sequence genome contains the following window.
CCTAAATTTTATAGCTGTTAATAATAGTTATAGATGTTGACAGAAGGAAGAATAAGCTGTAAAGCCTCTTTCAGAAACTGGGCTTCAACCCAAACTCTACTTCCTTCATTTTGTACAAGCAAGTGTACAGTAAAGTGGGCTTCATCATTATTTAAGACAAGTTTTGGTTCTTGGTTGTTCTTGTTCTGAATATATGATCATCAACAATGATTTCCAGCCGACTCATGTTATTTCTTTCCTTAATCCAGATTCAGAAGGGGATGATGATGACCAcagagattgatgaagaatcaGAGTTACATGTAGTAGGTGCTTGGAACTCATGATTTTTGGCATTCTTCCATGCTTGAATAGAAATAACTCTATTTTGCTGGGGTATTGTCTTTGTTTAGAAAGCCTTAACCAAGACACGTCAAGATCTCACTATCTATCGGTCTCATTCCTTTCGCTAATTTGTTTCGTGGGTAGGAGTTGCTTAAAGTACGTGCCATGATACTCAGATGCCAAGTTGGGGAGACCCTGTGACCTCCATGAAATAAGTTAACAAGGCCACCATGGACATGATTGATTCACGAGTTCGAGAATAAACATGTCCTCGCAACACTTCCTGTCAGCACACACATCAATTCTCTTACCAAAACAATTACGGACACAAATTCATTACAAGTGTGACATGGaacttttgttgttgttgagaTCATTGATAGTTTGAATTCTCCTGATGCTAACATAGGATGTTTTCAGTCCTTTCCTTTCACCCCCTTTTACTGCCAAAAGTTCTTCTATCCCGATTAGTAATGATTGACATCCATGTTTTTCCCCTTCTAGATTTTGCAAGCAAGACATCCTTTGTGCTAGTCAagatataagcttcaagcactGACTAAGAAATGAATTCGTTGTGGCTATCTAGATTCAAACTCATCTAAACCTGAACGACTGTGCGTGCAGGTCCATCAGACTTAGTATCTTTGCTTGATTGACCGTCACCGTCAGTATTTTTCCCCTTTATTCCTCCCCTGCTTTCCATTACACTACCAGCCAAATTGTGGCCAAGCATATATTGCCGTGTGACAGATTGAGCAAGAGAGTAGAGAGATCATGACATCAGAATTCCTCCATAGAGAATATGTTTTGTCCGGGTTTCAGATTTCTTGTTGACATCTCGATATTGGTGCACTTCATCCGTTGATTCTGGTGGCTCGAGTTGCAACGGGGGTGACAAATAAGCAAACAACGAGCTTAGTGCTTTTTGAGAGTCGGAGAAAAACGACAGCACCCCAGCCAATAGCGAGGCCGGAACAGATACTTAAAGCGAAAGGAGGAGGGCCTAAGTATCAACTCCAAACAGCCAAAAGCCACAAAAATACTCACCTCCTTCCTACTTTCCTCCTTGTGGTTCAGGTTAGCTTCAGTACATGGGTGAATATCTTTTCTGCTAAAAAAGTGAAATAAAGTGCATTCATCTTTCCAAAGTTCACTGGTGAGAATAGCCCTGGAACTCATATAGGTCATTGTAAgagatttattcttttcttatccATCCAAATATCAGATCCTTTGTAGATATCACTTTAGGTATGGAAGCCAAATAGTACATGCATGAGTGACATCTTGTGTTTCACACAGGAAACCAGTTTTTTTCCATAAGAGTTCACAAAATATCTATTTCTGCAGGAAGAGCTTTGAATCAAGATGAGATTATTCATGTTTCCAGCAGAATAAATAGCCTAGGAATATCAAAAACTGCAATACATTAAACCTAAAGAAACTAGCCTTGTGCTTATTGGCTTGCCAAAGCTTTTAAAGGGTGAATGTTTCTCCAAGCGCCCTCATATGAGCCAAATGGAACAGTAGCATCATGTTCAAGATTCtcacagaaagaaaaaaaatccttagCCTATACCTTGCTAAGAGTTATTCAATGCAAAATAGCCTGCGAACAAACCAATAGCAACTGAGATACGGATGCCTCCCGCACATTGAGCGCGGCCAAGGACTATCGAGTACTCTTGCAAGAAAACTTAAGGCACATCCCAGATGCTCGACCATTTTTTACGCAGCATCCGAGGGGCTTGGTGTTGGAGCTTTCCCTGCATCTCTTTCCATCTAGGAAATATTTGTTTCTCCTTTAATATCTTGTGGTGTAAAAATTACTGTTGAAGTAttatcccacattgcttgacaacgggtcctaaatgctcttcatattcatgtagtctttttccacctattagcttaagcttttgggttggactttctaatatgaTATCAGAGAAAGTGCTAACCCTTTCACGAATGCGCGTGGTAAAATTCCACGTGAATGTGCGtagtaaaaaatttcacttgCTGCTCATAATTTTGTCcttgctctttatattcatgtagtttCCCTCCACCTATTAGCCTATGCTTTTGAATTGGGCTTTTTAACAATTACTCTTTTGATTAGTAATGCTTCATTGCTCTAGTCAGAACAGCATTAAGTTAGAATACCAAAAGATTTAGCAAGGACCCAGAAAGTTGTAAGACtgaccttctttgttttggTTATGATCGCGAAAAAGAAGCTGAAAACAAATGTGAAATAGCTAAATGATTATGCAAATCTGAAACTTATACATGATTTACATCAATCCAAGTAGTTCGCATGCGATGATTGCAATATCACCAGGAGATGGTGCAGACAATAATTGTTTCTCTTACTAGCTCAAGCAGATCTCTATCTCTTTAACAAAACTTAATACGTGAAATGAAGCCATAATTATAGTCTTCCATTGAGAACATCTGATCTACTTCTAGATCCGTGGCTGATCTCCTAGCAAACCTGCCTTTGACTCGAGGACGACTGTCCGCGTAGGTCTTCCTCAAGGCGTATCTTATTTTCTTATCGAACTTCCTCgccttccttttctctttgtatCTCAAAACCTTGGCCTCCCTATTTACAGTAGGATTCTGAAATGGCCTTAAGAGTGGAGGGTTCAAGAACATTTCCGGCGTCCCAATTGGAAGCCTGGGATATGAATTTGAGATCTCACTAATTGTTTGTGGCCTTGACATGCTGGCATGGAAAAGTGAACGAGAAACCTGATCACAAAGTAAAAGAACAGGTGTTATGACAGATGACAGTTGATTGATCACAGGACTCAATCTAGTCAAAGGGTATGTTGAGGCTAGTCTTTACAAACGGTAAAGGATGAAAGGACAAATGCCAAAAGATTCTGCTGATTTATGCAATAATTTTGAGAATGAGCTACCGAAAGAAGTGTTTCGAGCATTTCTTATCCGGATATTAAGGTTTTTGTAGGATGCAAGAAGATGCATGAATGCAAActaatcaaagaaaaatgaatggtgAAAGGAGAAGATGGTCTCCATTCCTTGCAGGTGAAGCTGCAACCAAGGTTATGGTAGCATTTTAATCCTCTGTTCTCCGGTGTTCCGTGTTCATTCATGTACATGATGGCTTTTGTcttggctttttcaaagggcaaataaaaattttggccaaaaaaaggtcaaattggACTCACAATTTTCCTACCATGGCTGGACATAGTAGCTAGACAACAAGATAAGGATTCAATGCAAAATAACGAAAAAGAAAGATGTATAAAGAAAACTTTCTGCTtgcttgctgctgctgcttaaGTCTTgatttatatataaaagggtTTTTACAAGGGAAGGAGATACTACCTGGATATACAGTACAGAAGTAActccaaaggaggaaaatctGACTTCCAGATTCATTATATCAAGAAAACTATGTTGAAACAATTACACTAGAGAATTGGAAAGGCCTCTGAACTGGCAAGTTAGTGTGAATATCCACAAATTCCATCAACAGTTTGCATTGTATATTTAAAAAGACTCAACAGATCTTACATTATCTTTGCTTGAAGGGTTGCTGATGAAAGCATCTTTTCCTATTCCATCCTTCTTGTCCCAGCAGACATTCTGTTGGGCTGTGGAATCCATCAACTGAACTGGCACGACACCATCACCGTTGCTTTGCCTCTGATCAACGTTAGTTTCCAATGGATTGCACTCATCCTGGGGCTTGATGCTCGGGGCATGAGCTATACTCTATAAGATCCAAATACTCATCAACCTCCCCACCCCAGGGTAACTCATCCCTAGTTTGGTTGCCATTACTACTAGGTGAGTCAAGCAACAACCAGGAATcgatttcatcttcttcaatgcACTCATGAGCCTTTTGTCCTTCGGACTCAGTGCTTTGATCCAGGGTGGAGCTGGGAGGTCCATAGAGGGAGCCCAACAACGGAGTCATTGGGACTCGCACGTGCCGATGAGCTAACATATTGGCTGAGTGTATCTCGATGTCACAGTTGGCACACAAAACAGCTGCATCAGCCTCACAGGCGAAGCTAGCTGGGGCGTTTTCACAAGCGTTGCAAATCCAAATGCGCTCATGTTGAGCATCACTAGTGTTTCCTTCATGGGCTAACTGATTGCACGCAGCACAAAGAAAAGCCAAGTGTCTCTGGCAGAAGAAAACACAGGAGGCCGCCTTGCACAGGTTGCAGAGTCGCGGGTAACCGTCTGTGCTGGGAATGGCATTCATCACTTCTTTGCACAAGAAGGTACCCCCCATAAAGAGGGAATTGTGAAGTAAGGATGGATGTGGGTACTGAGAGGTCGGGGGAGCGTGTGATCTTTTGGTGGCTGAGATTCTGTAATGGACATGCTTTCTAGCCTTTTTGGAATGTTTCAgtaagagaaaggaaaaggagctATAGTGTTTATCACCAATCTGTGCTGAACCTTAAAGCATAATGATAACCTGTCATTAGATTGCCTGATTCAAGTCAGTGTTCACTgattgaaaagtgaaaaagggAAGTTGACCCAGAGCTACTGATTGAAAAGTTGGACAAGAACTAAGAGAGAGATTGTGAAGCGGTAAAGTACAGACATGTCCCTAAACGTTCACCTCCTAAGCTCTCTTTTTGGAGACTTGATCCAACTAGATTTAGATTCGAGGCTTGACAGATGATGTAGACGTTTGCACTAATTGGAGGTGCGGAAACTAAGTGCAACACAAAACAAAGTGCGATGACATGATAGTCGACCTCTCGAATCCATGTGAGATAAAGTGCTGCATCGTGGCCGCTGAGTTTTGGCCTGCATTTATTCGAGTGAGATCATAAACATTATGAATGTAGCTGGAAAGGCCCTTGGCCTTTGTCAGCTGAGTTGAGGCATACTTCATAGATTCTTCTCGTTACCTTTCTGGGGTTGTTGGTCCCTCATCTCCCCAGGCAGTAAGCATGAATATGCAAGGAATCAACTATTCTGGGCCATACATTGGACACTGCTCATGCACAGcacattttttttccaacttggCAACTCTACATTCCCTCTAGAGAACGTGGTGTCCGTCGCAGTTTATCACCTGATGAAACCAAAAGCTGACATTTCGATCTCAATTATCTGAACTTTCCAACTTTGCTTTTGCAGGGAGGTTCTAATCATATGAAGCAACTTTTGCTTAAGAAGCATGAGAATGCTGACAGTTATTGTTGTGTTGTGCAGACCATTTGGTTGTACTTTTCTTCTCCAGCTGTAACTCTGGttcataaaatataaaattttccaCTACACTATTGCTGCTAGGGCGCTAATCGGGAATTTCAGAGCCGTTTTGCTGAGAAAAAAGTACCTGAAAATCATTCCCCCGTTTAGATTGCTCAACTACGCGCAATTAAGGTTCCATCTGAAATatccaattccaacaatcaGGTAATGATCTCATTCCAAAAACCTCCCCAAGTTGAGCACCAGGCTTCCGGTGCAAAAATGACGACAAAGAGAGATTTCCAAATATCAAAAAGTAAAGCAGAAAGTCAGCACCATCAGAAGTACATAACACAGAGGCAGTTCAAACCGAACCCCCTGCATTTTAATTGCAGAAAACCTACATTTGAACAGTCTTCCATCCTTATCACCAGTCTAAACGGAAAAATGGTTGTC
Protein-coding sequences here:
- the LOC115734964 gene encoding zinc finger protein CONSTANS-LIKE 2-like — its product is MGGTFLCKEVMNAIPSTDGYPRLCNLCKAASCVFFCQRHLAFLCAACNQLAHEGNTSDAQHERIWICNACENAPASFACEADAAVLCANCDIEIHSANMLAHRHVRVPMTPLLGSLYGPPSSTLDQSTESEGQKAHECIEEDEIDSWLLLDSPSIKPQDECNPLETNVDQRQSNGDGVVPVQLMDSTAQQNVCWDKKDGIGKDAFISNPSSKDNVSRSLFHASMSRPQTISEISNSYPRLPIGTPEMFLNPPLLRPFQNPTVNREAKVLRYKEKRKARKFDKKIRYALRKTYADSRPRVKGRFARRSATDLEVDQMFSMEDYNYGFISRIKFC